The genomic interval TATTCTTCCATGTCGAGAGGTTTGCCTTTCTTCTCCTTATGCCAGGCGTCGATCTCTTTCTGGATGCGATCCCGCTCTTGCAGCAACTCTCTGTTCTTGGGTTCTAATTTATTCGCAATTTCGCCGAGAGAACGCCAGAAAGAATCCGGATCGACACCAGTTCCTGGCGCGATCTCATCATTAACTAAATCATACAAAGGCTGGGCGACTTGTAGACCGGCAATTTCAACGTAATCTGGATTCATAACTTCCCATCCTATTTTTATCGAAAATTATTTGGGAGCACCTTTTACTGAGATTATGAAGCAATGATCTGCATATGGCGAATTCCTGGTTGCGCAGAGATGGGGGCTGGGCAATCTAATTTTCCTGATAATTCCATGTTCTATTTTCGATTTCTGGTCTCAAAAACCTTTTCAATTCAAATTCATTTCGCCGTTTTGCCGTTTTTTGTGCTGAAACACCAGCTGGATTTCTGGTTAGAATAGGGGTGCGCCCAAATTTTGAAGATGTATCCTCCCCGTTGGCCTGAAGAGGGACCGTACCCGATGGCGCGAAACGCTTCCTTTGACTTCCCGCCGCCCCGCCTTTCCGCCCTGGCGGCGCGCCAGAAAAAAGACGGTGTGCTCTCGAAGGACACGGTGGCGGCGCTGGCCCGTGAGATGGACGTTCCCGCACATGAGCTCTACGGGCTCGCGAGTTTTT from bacterium carries:
- a CDS encoding NAD(P)H-dependent oxidoreductase subunit E yields the protein MARNASFDFPPPRLSALAARQKKDGVLSKDTVAALAREMDVPAHELYGLASFFPQFRLAPTDGPEIQICQDLSCQLAGSGKLLEAA